The proteins below come from a single Aegilops tauschii subsp. strangulata cultivar AL8/78 chromosome 6, Aet v6.0, whole genome shotgun sequence genomic window:
- the LOC141026176 gene encoding uncharacterized protein has product MHAHNAGATVYHSPNSGTHSSFHSSIGMSPFKAIYVWPRTVPALQTWLDERAVIQDLLQRHLHRAQQHMKAQADKKHYARAFSVGDSVYLKLQPYIQTSVARRANHKLSFKFFGPFKIIAKINEVAYRLDLPAHSKVHSVFHVSQLRRCLNPGTTSSPTLPDHSDIPVVPVAMLQQRW; this is encoded by the coding sequence GAGCCACTGTATACCACTCGCCCAATTCTGGTACACACTCCTCTTTCCACTCCAGCATTGGTATGTCACCTTTCAAAGCTATATATGTTTGGCCACGAACGGTTCCTGCTCTGCAAACATGGCTCGACGAGCGGGCAGTCATTCAAGATCTATTGCAGCGGCACCTCCATCGCGCGCAGCAGCATATGAAAGCCCAGGCAGACAAAAAGCACTATGCTCGGGCATTCTCGGTGGGGGACTCGGTGTATCTCAAATTGCAGCCGTACATCCAGACTTCGGTGGCCCGCCGCGCCAACCACAAGTTGTCATTCAAGTTCTTCGGGCCTTTCAAGATTATTGCCAAGATCAACGAGGTTGCTTACCGGCTGGACCTCCCAGCGCACTCCAAAGTGCATTCCGTGTTCCATGTTTCACAACTGCGCCGCTGCCTCAACCCGGGTACGACATCCTCACCTACCCTGCCAGACCATTCTGATATACCTGTGGTGCCAGTTGCAATGTTACAACAGCGGTGGTGA